One part of the Streptomyces sp. AM 2-1-1 genome encodes these proteins:
- a CDS encoding aldo/keto reductase: protein MERRTIGGAALAVGAVGLGCMTMSWGYSASQRLGERSLRTVHAALDAGVRLLDTADMYGPFTNERLLGRALEGRREDAFISTKCGLMVGDQHIVANGRAGYVRRACDASLRRLQTDVIDLYQLHRADPEVPVEETWGAMAELVTAGKVRALGLCAVGARVPRRSRAGLHDATIRQLERVQQVFPVSAVEAELSVWSPEALVSLLPWCTARGVGLLAAMPLGSGYLTGTLKPGQGFEPDDPRARHPRFTAEMMAANQPVVAGLRRVAQRHGATPAQVALAWVLRQGPHVVPVPGAKREEWAVENAGAAELELTEGDLAEIAALPPALGSWD, encoded by the coding sequence TTGGAGCGCAGGACGATCGGTGGAGCGGCGCTCGCCGTGGGCGCGGTGGGGCTGGGCTGCATGACGATGAGCTGGGGCTACAGCGCGTCACAACGGCTCGGTGAGCGCTCGCTGCGTACGGTGCACGCGGCACTCGACGCGGGGGTCCGCCTGCTCGACACGGCCGACATGTACGGCCCGTTCACCAACGAGCGGCTGCTCGGCCGGGCCCTCGAAGGGCGGCGCGAGGACGCCTTCATCTCCACCAAGTGCGGGCTGATGGTGGGCGATCAGCACATCGTCGCCAACGGCCGTGCCGGGTACGTCCGCCGGGCCTGCGACGCCTCGCTGAGACGGCTGCAGACCGATGTGATCGACCTCTACCAGCTGCACCGGGCCGATCCGGAGGTGCCGGTGGAGGAGACCTGGGGCGCGATGGCGGAGTTGGTGACCGCCGGGAAGGTGCGCGCGCTGGGGCTGTGCGCCGTGGGGGCGCGCGTTCCGCGCCGGTCACGGGCGGGGCTGCACGATGCGACGATCCGGCAGCTGGAGCGCGTGCAGCAGGTCTTCCCGGTCAGCGCGGTCGAGGCGGAGCTGTCGGTGTGGTCGCCGGAGGCGCTGGTCTCCCTGCTGCCCTGGTGCACCGCGCGCGGAGTGGGGCTGCTGGCCGCGATGCCGCTGGGCAGCGGCTACCTCACCGGCACCCTGAAGCCGGGGCAGGGCTTCGAACCGGACGACCCCCGGGCCCGCCATCCCCGGTTCACCGCCGAGATGATGGCCGCGAACCAGCCGGTGGTGGCGGGGCTGCGCCGGGTCGCGCAGCGGCACGGGGCGACACCCGCACAGGTGGCGCTGGCCTGGGTGCTGCGGCAGGGGCCGCACGTGGTGCCGGTGCCGGGCGCCAAGCGGGAGGAGTGGGCGGTGGAGAACGCCGGGGCCGCCGAACTGGAGCTCACCGAGGGCGATCTCGCCGAGATCGCCGCGCTTCCGCCGGCCCTCGGTTCGTGGGACTGA
- a CDS encoding signal peptidase I → MDDSVYVGNAGADAALDRGWILGHFKGAGDPRHSEQVEIKWGVHPRGDERAQWVRGEERTALLVLIGGRFRVELPGRDVVLSRQGDYVVWGHGVDHSWYAEEESVVLTVRWPSVPGYAVPAAVDSGAGVPGGDRTQGAPATGEPDGRGGPRSR, encoded by the coding sequence ATGGACGACAGCGTGTACGTGGGCAACGCGGGCGCCGACGCGGCCCTCGACCGGGGATGGATCCTCGGACACTTCAAGGGTGCCGGCGACCCCCGCCACAGCGAGCAGGTGGAGATCAAGTGGGGCGTCCACCCGCGGGGCGACGAGCGGGCGCAGTGGGTGCGGGGCGAGGAGCGGACCGCGCTGCTGGTCCTCATCGGCGGGCGGTTCCGGGTGGAGCTGCCCGGACGCGACGTGGTGCTCTCGCGGCAGGGCGACTACGTCGTCTGGGGACACGGCGTCGACCACTCCTGGTACGCGGAGGAGGAGTCGGTCGTCCTCACGGTCCGGTGGCCCTCGGTGCCCGGCTACGCGGTCCCCGCGGCGGTGGACTCCGGGGCGGGGGTCCCCGGCGGAGACAGGACGCAGGGGGCGCCGGCGACGGGGGAGCCGGACGGTCGCGGTGGGCCACGGTCGCGGTGA
- a CDS encoding 2-hydroxyacid dehydrogenase, whose translation MNSTTRTDVWLPLAADEIEGLPEGPTYHFWDGGADFPADPARCAFYVVPYMKGPEVSVRPLTGMRAVRVVQTLSAGTDHVEPALRGFPAGVRLCNAQGVHEASTAELALALVLASLRDLPGFVRGQDAEVWRSGFYPALADKSVLIVGYGSIGSAVEDRLAPFECARIARVARTPRTTARGPVHGLGHLPALLGEADVVILSTPLNPSTKGLVDAAFLAAMPDGALLVNVSRGPVVDTGALLAELEAGRLRAALDVTDPEPLPAGHPLWHAPHVLISPHVGGSTSAFLPRAKRLIAGQLTRFAAGEPLHNVVHTTG comes from the coding sequence ATGAATTCCACGACCCGTACCGACGTGTGGCTCCCCCTGGCCGCCGACGAGATCGAAGGCCTCCCCGAGGGCCCCACCTATCACTTCTGGGACGGCGGAGCCGACTTCCCGGCCGACCCCGCGCGGTGCGCCTTCTACGTGGTGCCGTACATGAAGGGTCCCGAGGTGTCGGTCCGGCCCCTCACCGGGATGCGGGCGGTACGGGTCGTGCAGACCCTTTCGGCCGGCACCGACCACGTGGAACCCGCCCTGCGGGGGTTCCCCGCCGGCGTACGCCTCTGCAACGCGCAGGGGGTGCACGAGGCGTCGACCGCCGAACTCGCCCTCGCGCTGGTCCTGGCCTCCCTGCGGGACCTGCCCGGCTTCGTGCGCGGCCAGGACGCCGAGGTGTGGCGGTCCGGCTTCTACCCGGCGCTCGCCGACAAGTCGGTGCTCATCGTGGGGTACGGCTCCATCGGCTCGGCCGTCGAGGACCGGCTCGCACCCTTCGAGTGCGCGCGGATCGCGCGCGTCGCGCGCACGCCCCGGACCACCGCGCGCGGCCCCGTCCACGGGCTCGGCCACCTGCCCGCGCTGCTCGGCGAGGCGGACGTCGTGATCCTCTCCACTCCCCTGAACCCCTCCACGAAGGGCCTGGTCGACGCCGCGTTCCTCGCCGCGATGCCGGACGGCGCGCTGCTGGTGAACGTCTCCCGCGGGCCCGTGGTGGACACCGGGGCGCTGCTCGCCGAACTGGAGGCCGGACGGTTGCGGGCCGCGCTCGACGTCACCGACCCGGAACCGCTGCCCGCCGGCCACCCGCTCTGGCACGCACCGCACGTCCTGATCAGCCCGCACGTGGGCGGCAGCACCTCCGCCTTCCTGCCGCGCGCCAAGCGGCTGATCGCCGGTCAGCTGACCCGGTTCGCCGCGGGGGAGCCCCTGCACAACGTCGTGCACACCACCGGCTGA
- a CDS encoding SLC13 family permease → MNTVLAATVSVAVLLAVLAFAVVRPRGLPEAVLAVPAAVLVVVTGAVPLSEAREQTADLLPVVGFLAAILVLAQLCADEGLFAAAGDLVARLCGGRTTTLLGGVFVVASVITAVLSLDATVVLLTPVVFATAARVGARPRPYVYACAHLANSASLLLPVSNLTNLLAFTASGLSFTRFAALMTLPWLAAIAVEYAVFRRVFAEDLAAGAHAPDPEAERTEVPVFTLVVLLLTLAGFVVTSFAGAEPLWAALAGALVLGVRALGQRRTTPLRLLRSANLPFCLFVLALGVVVKAVVDHGLGTGIGRVLPDGSSLTALLAVAAVAAVLSNLINNLPAILALLPVVAAAGPGPLLAALIGVNLGPNLTYVGSLATLLWRRILHAHDSPPDLGHFTRLGLLTVPATLALSTVALWGSLRLIGV, encoded by the coding sequence CTGAACACCGTCCTCGCCGCGACCGTCTCCGTCGCCGTCCTCCTCGCGGTCCTGGCCTTCGCCGTCGTACGCCCCCGAGGACTGCCCGAGGCCGTCCTGGCGGTCCCCGCCGCCGTGCTGGTCGTGGTGACCGGGGCCGTACCGCTGAGCGAGGCGCGCGAGCAGACGGCGGACCTGCTGCCCGTGGTCGGCTTCCTCGCGGCCATCCTCGTCCTCGCCCAGCTCTGCGCCGACGAGGGTCTCTTCGCGGCCGCCGGCGACCTGGTCGCGCGGCTCTGCGGAGGGCGTACGACCACGCTGCTCGGCGGGGTCTTCGTGGTGGCCTCCGTGATCACGGCCGTCCTCTCGCTGGACGCCACCGTCGTGCTCCTGACCCCCGTCGTCTTCGCCACCGCCGCACGGGTGGGCGCGCGGCCCCGCCCGTACGTCTACGCCTGCGCGCACCTGGCGAACTCGGCGTCGCTGCTGCTGCCTGTCTCCAACCTCACCAACCTCCTCGCCTTCACCGCGAGCGGGCTCTCCTTCACCCGGTTCGCCGCGCTGATGACGCTGCCCTGGCTGGCCGCCATCGCCGTCGAGTACGCCGTCTTCCGCCGGGTCTTCGCCGAGGACCTCGCGGCCGGCGCGCACGCACCGGACCCGGAGGCCGAACGCACCGAGGTGCCCGTCTTCACCCTCGTGGTGCTGCTCCTCACCCTGGCGGGCTTCGTCGTCACCTCGTTCGCGGGCGCGGAACCCCTCTGGGCGGCCCTGGCCGGCGCCCTGGTCCTCGGGGTGCGCGCGCTGGGGCAGCGCCGGACCACCCCGCTGCGGCTGCTGCGCTCGGCGAACCTGCCGTTCTGCCTCTTCGTGCTCGCCCTCGGGGTCGTGGTCAAGGCCGTCGTCGACCACGGGCTGGGCACCGGCATCGGCAGGGTGCTCCCCGACGGTTCCTCGCTGACCGCGCTCCTCGCCGTCGCGGCCGTCGCCGCCGTCCTGTCCAACCTGATCAACAACCTGCCGGCGATCCTCGCCCTGCTCCCGGTGGTCGCGGCGGCCGGCCCCGGCCCGCTGCTCGCCGCGCTGATCGGGGTCAACCTCGGCCCCAACCTCACGTACGTCGGCTCGCTGGCCACCCTGCTGTGGCGCCGGATCCTGCACGCCCACGACTCCCCGCCCGACCTCGGGCACTTCACCCGGCTCGGCCTGCTGACCGTCCCCGCCACCCTCGCCCTCTCCACGGTCGCGCTGTGGGGGTCGCTGCGGCTGATCGGCGTGTGA
- a CDS encoding PQQ-dependent sugar dehydrogenase gives MAVLTAGALVVTAGCSSAPDANTPAAPSHASPAVSASASPSPTASLPPAEGSAKVVSTLTTGLVSPWGVAVLPGGDLLVSSRDEATVTRVDATSGKKTLLGSVPGVSPTGEGGLLGLAVSATYGADHQVYAYFTTESDNRIARMTYDERRPAGQQLGAPDTILRGIPKGVVHNGGRIAFGPDRMLYAGTGETGDDGLAQDEDSLAGKILRMTPDGEPVHGNPEADSVVYSPGHRNVQGLAWDGEKRLWASEFGQDTWDELNRIEPGGNYGWPEVEGVAPKGAGGDFLDPVAQWKTADASPSGIAYARGSIWMAGLRGERLWRIPLTGSEKEPLAKPQAFFEGTYGRLRTVVAAGRDTLWLVTGNTDGRGDPKPGDDRILLVKVG, from the coding sequence GTGGCCGTGCTCACGGCGGGCGCCCTGGTGGTGACGGCCGGCTGCTCCTCCGCGCCGGACGCGAACACCCCGGCCGCCCCCTCCCACGCCTCCCCGGCGGTCTCCGCGTCGGCCTCCCCCTCCCCCACGGCCTCGCTGCCGCCGGCCGAGGGATCGGCGAAGGTCGTCTCGACGCTCACCACGGGCCTGGTCTCGCCGTGGGGGGTCGCGGTGCTGCCCGGCGGCGACCTGCTGGTCTCCTCCAGGGACGAGGCCACGGTGACCCGCGTCGACGCCACGAGCGGGAAGAAGACGCTGCTGGGGTCGGTCCCCGGGGTGTCGCCGACCGGTGAGGGCGGGCTGCTGGGTCTCGCCGTCTCCGCGACGTACGGCGCCGACCACCAGGTGTACGCGTACTTCACCACCGAGTCCGACAACCGCATCGCCCGGATGACGTACGACGAACGGCGCCCTGCGGGGCAGCAGTTGGGGGCGCCGGACACCATCCTGCGCGGCATCCCGAAGGGGGTGGTCCACAACGGCGGCCGGATCGCCTTCGGTCCGGACCGGATGCTGTACGCGGGCACCGGCGAGACGGGCGACGACGGGCTGGCCCAGGACGAGGACTCACTGGCGGGCAAGATCCTGCGGATGACCCCGGACGGGGAGCCGGTGCACGGCAATCCGGAGGCGGACTCGGTGGTCTACTCGCCCGGCCACCGCAATGTGCAGGGGCTCGCGTGGGACGGCGAGAAGCGTTTGTGGGCCTCGGAGTTCGGTCAGGACACCTGGGACGAGCTGAACAGGATCGAACCGGGCGGCAACTACGGCTGGCCCGAGGTCGAGGGCGTCGCGCCGAAGGGCGCGGGCGGCGACTTCCTGGACCCGGTCGCGCAGTGGAAGACCGCCGACGCCTCGCCCAGCGGCATCGCGTACGCGCGGGGCTCGATCTGGATGGCGGGACTGCGTGGGGAGCGGCTCTGGCGGATCCCGCTGACCGGCTCGGAGAAGGAGCCGCTGGCGAAGCCCCAGGCGTTCTTCGAGGGGACGTACGGCAGGCTGCGCACGGTCGTCGCGGCGGGTCGCGACACGCTGTGGCTGGTGACCGGCAACACGGACGGGCGCGGCGACCCGAAGCCGGGCGACGACCGGATCCTGCTGGTGAAGGTCGGTTAG